From a region of the Arvicanthis niloticus isolate mArvNil1 chromosome 6, mArvNil1.pat.X, whole genome shotgun sequence genome:
- the LOC117711099 gene encoding olfactory receptor 1f45-like, translating into MLPDTAGLRLMSSTNQSSVSEFLLLGLSRQPQQQQLLFLLFLIMYLATVLGNLLIILAISTDSRLHTPMYFFLSNLSFSDVCFSSTTVPKVLANHILGSQAISFSGCVTQLYFLCVFADMDNFLLAVMAYDRYVAICHPLHYRTKMTYKLCSLLVLGSWVLTNLNALLHTLLMAQLSFCGDNIIPHFFCDANPLLKLSCSDTHLNDLMILTEGTMIVVTPFVCILISYIHITCAVLRVSSTGGRWKAFSTCGSHLAVVCLFYGTIISLYFNPSSSHSAGRDLAAAMMYTVVTPMLNPFIYSLRNRDMKGALRKVLTMNLHLPRSVRK; encoded by the exons ATGTTACCAGATACAG CTGGGCTCAGACTCATGAGCAGCACCAACCAGTCGAGCGTCTCCGAGTTCCTCCTCCTGGGACTCTCCAGgcagccccagcagcagcagctcctcttcctgctcttcctcatCATGTACCTGGCCACTGTCCTGGGAAACCTGCTCATCATCCTGGCCATCAGCACAGACTCCCGCctgcacacccccatgtacttcttcctcagcaaCCTGTCATTCTCAGATGTCTGCTTCTCCTCCACAACTGTCCCCAAGGTACTGGCTAATCACATACTTGGGAGTCAGGCCATTTCCTTTTCTGGGTGTGTCACACAGctgtattttctctgtgtgtttgctgATATGGACAATTTTCTGCTGGCTGTGATGGCCTATGACCGGTATGTGGCCATATGCCACCCTTTACACTATAGAACAAAGATGACCTATAAGCTGTGTTCCCTTCTTGTTCTGGGGTCCTGGGTGTTAACTAACCTGAATGCTCTTTTGCACACACTGCTCATGGCTCAACTCTCTTTCTGTGGGGACAACATCATCCCCCACTTCTTCTGTGATGCAAATCCCCTCCTGAAACTCTCCTGCTCAGACACACATCTCAATGACCTGATGATTCTTACAGAGGGAACTATGATCGTTGTCACGCCATTTGTCTGCATCCTGATCTCCTACATCCATATCACCTGTGCTGTACTGAGAGTTTCATCCACAGGAGGAAGGTGGAAAGCCTTCTCCACCTGTGGCTCGCACCTGGCTGTGGTCTGCCTCTTCTATGGCACCATCATATCCCTGTATTTCAACCCCTCATCCTCTCACTCAGCTGGGAGGGACTTAGCAGCTGCCATGATGTACACAGTGGTGACCCCCATGCTGAATCCTTTCatctacagcctgaggaacaGGGACATGAAAGGGGCTTTAAGGAAAGTGCTTACCATGAATCTTCATCTACCAAGAAGTGtaagaaaataa